The genomic region ATCGTAGATAAGTATGACGAGATTATTAAGGACTCTTTTAATAACTTCGGAATTTCTTTTGATAACTACTCAAGAACATCTGCTGAAATTCATCATAAAACCGCTTCAGCATTCTTTAAAAAACTGTACGATGATGGGAAGTTTATTGAAGAAACTACCGAGCAACTTTATGATGCTGAGGCAAAGCAATTTCTTGCCGATCGTTTTGTAACCGGCACCTGCCCTAAATGTGGTAACGAAGAAGCTTATGGCGACCAGTGTGAAAGCTGCGGAACGTCGCTAAACGCAACAGATCTTATCAATCCAAAATCGGCAATTACAGGTGCTACGCCAACATTAAAAGAGACCAAACATTGGTTTTTACCCTTAGACCAATATGAAAGCTGGCTAAAAGAATGGATCCTTGAAGGACATAAATCTGATTGGAAACCCAATGTATACGGACAGGTAAAATCCTGGATCGATGATGGTTTACGTGCCCGAGCAGTCACCCGGGATCTGGATTGGGGTATCCCTGTACCAGTTGAAGGCGGCGAAGGAAAAGTATTGTACGTTTGGTTTGACGCACCTATTGGTTATATCTCTTCAACCAAAGAATGGGCTGCACGCGAAGGAAAAGACTGGGAGCCTTATTGGAAAGATCAAGATACCAAAATGGTTCATTTTATAGGAAAAGATAATATCGTTTTTCATTGTATCATCTTTCCAGTGATGCTTAAAGCACATGGCGATTATATTTTACCAGAAAACGTACCGGCTAACGAGTTTTTAAATCTAGAAGGTAAAAAATTATCGACTTCTAAAAACTGGGCGGTTTGGTTACATGAATATCTGGAAGATTTTCCTGGCCAGCAGGATGTATTGCGTTATGCATTAACCGCTAATGCGCCAGAAACAAAAGATAATGATTTTACCTGGAAAGATTTTCAGGCTAGAAATAACAATGAACTGGTAGCTATTTTTGGTAACTTTATTAATCGTGTAGTCGTTTTAACTAATAAATACTATAATGGTGAAGTTCCTACTCCGGCAGAATATTCTAAAGTAGACGAAGAAACTATCGCAGCTTTAAAAGCCTATCCTGCAGTAATCGCCAGCTCTATTGAAAAATACCGATTTAGAGAAGCTCAGGCTGAGTTAATGAATCTTGCCCGCCTAGGAAACAAGTATTTAGCTGACGAAGAACCATGGAAACTGGTAAAAACCGATGAAGAACGCACTAAAACCATTATGTATGTAGCACTACAAATCGCATCGGCACTGGCGACGCTTAGTGAACCATTTTTACCATTTACCTCTAATAAACTGAAAGAGATTTTAAAATTCAGTGCTGAAGAAAGGAATCTTAACGAAGGAGAACTTTCCCAGTGGAATAAAATCACCACTCGAGAAGCACTCCTGCCTTCTGGTCATATAATTGGCAAAGCTGAATTACTTTTCGCCAAAATTGAAGATGAAAAGATTGAAGTACAGCTACAAAAATTAGAAGCCTCTAAAGTGGCTAATGCTAAAGCAAGTGAAAGCGTAGAACCTCAAAAAGATACGGCTACTTTTGAAGATTTTACTAAAATGGATCTTCGAGTAGGAACCATTCTTGAAGCCAGCAAAATGCCTAAAACCAAAAAACTAATGGTTTTAAAAGTAGAGACCGGCTTAGACAAAAGAACTATTGTTTCTGGTATTGCAGAACATTTTAAAGCGGAAGAATTAATTGGTAAAAAGGTGACCGTTTTAGCGAATCTTGCCCCAAGGAAATTACGAGGTGTAGAAAGTGAAGGAATGATCTTACTTACTGAAAATGCTGAAGGCAAACTGGTTTTTGTAAACCCAGATGAAGATGGCGTAATAAATGGAGCGACAATAAACTAATGATATAAAGCGATAGCGCCTAACAGGCAACGCCAAGGATATGGGAAAAACTGCTTATTTTTATAAGGTTGCCCAACGCAATATTAAAGCAGATGCTAAAAACGTAAAAGTTTTACTCTACTCATTGATTATTGGCATTATTGCAGGTCTACTATCCTCTGCCTTTAGAATATGTATCTCTAAAATTGAAAATCTTAGAGAAAAACTGTATGGAAATTTCGATTTTTCTTTATCGCCAATTTTAGAAGGCATAGGACTAATTTTATTAATAATCGGGGCTATTCAAATAGCCCTTTTTTTAGTTAAAAAATTTGCCCCCGAAGCTGGCGGAAGCGGTATTCAGGAAATAGAGGGTGCTTTAGATGAAGTTAGGCCTACCCGTTGGAAACGAGTATTACCTGTAAAATTTATAGCCTCTATTTTCTCTTTGGGTAGTGGCATGCTTCTGGGAAGAGAAGGACCTACTGTTCAAATTGGAGCCAATGTAGGTAAAATGGTAAAAGAGCTCTTTAAACAGGAAGACGAACAAAACAATCCTCTTTTATCGGCAGGAGCGGCTGCAGGACTTGCAGGTGCTTTTAACGCTCCACTTTCAGGAATTGTTTTTGTTATTGAAGAAATGCACGGTCATTTTAAGTTCAATTTTTATTCAGTTGCAGCTATAATGATTGGATCAGGAACGTCAGATCTTATCGCCCGTTATTTAATCGGTGAAGATACAGCACTTTCTATTAAAATATTTAGCTCACCAGACATCAGTGAGATTTGGTTTTTTGGTTTATTAGGACTCCTATTTAGTTTTATAGGATACCTATTTAATAGTGCTTTATTAAAATCACTGGATCTTTTCGGTAAACTTAAAAATCCCATTTTAGTGTTTAGTATAGGTCTGGGAATTATAATCGCCATACTTAGTATTTACTTCCCGGATATGACGGGCGCAGGCTACAATACTATTAAAGATGTATTGGGGCATTCTTTTACCATATGGGTGCTCATAGTTATGTTCGTGGGGCGATTTATCCTTTCTATTTTAAGTTATAGCTCTGGAGTTCCCGGTGGTATTTTTGCACCCCTATTAAGTTTAGGAGCTATTTTAGGAATGATATTCGGATATACCATTCAGCATTTTAATCCACATTTAGTAAATGAAACGGGAGTATATGCTGTAGCCGGTATGGCGGCAATATTTGCTTCTACCGTTAGGGCTCCGCTTACCGGAATCATGCTGGCCATAGAAATCACTTCAAATTATGAGCTTACACTTCCATTGATAATTACAACAGTAACTGCTTCGGTCTTTACCGCATTTTTAGGAAATAAACCTATTTATACTTCTTTGCTAGAAAGAACAATACGTCATGCTAAACAAACGAAAGCTCAAATAGAGCAATCATGATCCTTTTAATTTTAAGGTGAAGTTCATTAGAAAACCTTAGAAATATTTACTAGACAAACCGGATGAAATGTTCAACTCCCGTACGAGATGAAATAAAAAAATAATGCCCTGCCAAGTTTAGCTTTAATAGGAATTTTAACTTGAAATAATATATTTGCAGCTTTTAATTTTAATAGCTTTAAACGTGAAAAAATTTTACACTCTCCTTTCTATTTTAATTTATTTTAGTTTTAATGTCCAAGGTCAAAACAGATATTTCGACCTTCCAAATGAACTAAAAGACAATAATCGTTCTATTGAAGAGGTTTTTACCATAACAAATGATGAAAATGGGAACTTAACCCTTTTTATAGATGATAACAAAACGTTTAATGCCTACATCTACAATAAAGAAGTAAAACAGGTAAACCAACTTAAATCTGATGGTTTACCGAATAAATATGACAACATAATAGGTTACGTTCAGAACGGAGAGGTAACCACATTGTTTCTACAGCATAGAAATAAAAGAAAATATGGAGCCATACAGTTTGATTTTTCAACCAGACAAACCAAAGAAATTGAGTTCGATTTCAAACTCAAAAAAGAAGCCTATATAGAAGCTTTAAGTAAAGACAATAAGCTGTATTTATTGACACTTGAAAAAAATTCATCGAACCTAAATATTTACACTTTTAATGGCCTAAAACAATCAAAGAATAAAATAAATCTAGATTTTGAATATAGAATCAAGGATATTCACTCAAAAGATCTTTATGAGATGCTACTGAGTCCCAATGGGATGAGTTCAAGTATAGAGGTTGAAAAAATTGATAATCAAGTCCCTATTAGTATAGAAATGGCCAGTGCAACTAATAAATTGTATAAAACTTTAAATGGCTTCGATCTTAGCCTGGATAAAAGTATTTTTGAAACCTTTATTATCTCTGTAAATCTAAAAAATTATACTGCCGAAATTAAACAATTTGAGAAACCAAAATATAGCTCACTTAATGATTATCACAGTAATTCTTTTCTATTAGATGATAATATTTATCAGGTAGTAGCGAATTCTAATGAATTATATTTTGAAGTAAAAAATAGAAACTCTAATGAGGTTCTTAAAAACATATTTCTCACTAAGGATGAAGAAATTAATTTTAAGAACACCCCGATTATTCAGGATAAAGAAGGAGATTGGTTTGCTCCGCATCGTGAACTGGAAAAAACGTCTAAATTTTTAAGAAAAATTGATAATGAGAATATAGGCGTTTCAGCTTTTAAAAATGATAATAAAAATATCATAACCATAGGAAGTTATATAGAAATAGCAGGAGGAGGTGCCCCTATGATGATGGGAATGCCAGGAATGGGTGGTATGCCTGGAATGCCATTGTATGTTTCAGGTAATTTTAGTTTATACGCCGGTGCTTACTTTTCATATACCAGAGGTAAATCTGTTCGCATAAAATGTTTGTTTGACCAAAATTTTGAACATATCGACGGGCCCGTTGAAGAAAATGTTTTCGACAAAATTAAGAAATTCACAGAAAAGCTTAAAAATAACGATACCGCAGAGAATGTGTTTAAATGGAATGATCATGTTTACTATGGGTATTACAACAAAGAAAATGAGTCCTACAGAATTACAAAATTCACAAATTAAAATAGTTTGTATCTTCTAATGAAAAATTTAATATTTATTCTTGTAATTATTGGTTCTATATTAAAAGTTAATTCACAAAAGTTACTTAGTGAGTTCCAGATCGATTTCAATAGAGAGGGTAGATACATTTTAGCGAATATGTATGCTTTCCAAAATAAGATTCAGAATCATACTTTATTACTTAGTCAGGAACAGGAATATTTACAATCCTTTATTCTATCTAATGATTTAAAATTGTTGAGTCATTCTTCTAAAGTCAAAATTCCAAATAAATATACAAATCCATTGACTTTTGAAGCTACAAAAGAAGATTACAAGATTCTAATCTCTGATGACAAATTCGAAAACTTCGGAGTCTTTTCAACTAATTTAGAAACTGGCAAAAGTGTATTTAGAGAAATCGACTTCAAGTTAAAAAAAGAAAAGTTTATCGCCTCTATTAACTGGAATGGTATACAATTGATTACAGTTTCAAATAAATCAAATAAACTTAATTTCTACAGTCTCAAAAATCTAAATACTCCTAAAACAATTTATATTCTACAGGAACTATTTAACAACAGAGACAAAAAAGTTTACTTATCAGAACTCATAGAAAATAGTTCGTTTATCGATATGGGTTTGCCTTCAAATATAATAGCTTCATCTAGCAATTTTAAATTGTACGAATCTCCAAACGGACTTTCAATTACACTTGATAATAGAAATTTGAATACAACAAAAATTGATATTAATTTAAATGAGTTAAATTATACTTTAAAGGAGTTCTTTCAACCTAACTTAACTTATGATAGTGGCCCGTCAAACTCTAATAGTTCTCTTTTAGACAATTACCTTTTGCAAATAGCAATGAATTCTGAAAATCTAGCTTTTCATATCAGAGACCTAAATAATTCATCCGCTGTAATCAAATCATACAATTTTAATAGCTCACAAAAAAATATCCCCTTTATTAATAAACCTCTTATACAGGACGGTGGACTTGCTTACCACAAAGAAATAGATTCTCCTGAAAGATTTTTAAAAAAAATTAAAAAAGGTCAAGTTGCAATTTTTGGTCATCTATTAAATAATGAATACCAAATATCTATAGGAGGTGTAACAGAGTTAAAAACTTTTAATACTACACCTCAGTTTGGAGCAGTTCCTATTTCCTTCGGTGAAAAAGAATTACATACCACGGGTGTATTTGATAACAATTTTAATCATCTTGAATCAGAAATAGCTCCCAACATATTAGTTAAAGCTTCTGCAATTCTAAACAACATAAAAACTCCTAAATCACAGGTTATTTTTAAAAATAAAAAATTAGATGTTTTAGGATATTATGATATTAACTCTAAAACTTATAAGCTTTTTAAGATCTAGATTTTACTTATTGTAATTTATGCTCAAAATTGCCTTCCACCCTATTTACAAACATCCATTACCAGAAGGGCATCGTTTTCCCATGGAGAAATACGATTTGCTACCTAAACAGCTTTTACATGAGGGTACTTGTGAACAACAACATTTTTTTGAGCCAAAACCAGCAGATCTGGAAGACATTCTTGCGGTGCATACCAAAGAATATGTCGAAAATTTAACGAACCTTACGCTGGATCGAAGAGCGATTAGAAAAACCGGATTCCCACTTTCTCAGGAACTGGTAGATCGTGAAATCATTATCGCCGGTGGTACTCTTGAAGGCTGTCAGTATGCTCTAGAAAATGGAATTTCAATGAATATTGCCGGTGGTACTCATCACGCTTACAGCGACCATGGCGAAGCCTTTTGCCTGTTGCACGATCAGGCAATTGCGGCAAGATATCTTCAGAAGAAAAAATTAGCTGAAAAAATACTGATTATCGATCTTGATGTCCATCAGGGAAATGGTACGGCTGAAATTTTTCAGAATGATAATTCGGTTTTTACCTTTTCGATGCATGGTAAAGGAAACTACCCTTTTAGAAAAGAAATTTCAGACCTGGATATCGAAGTTCCCGATGGCTCTAAAGATGAGTATTACCTAGAAACTTTAAAAGAAATACTACCCGATCTTATTGAAAAAGTACAACCAGATTTTATTTTTTATCTGTGCGGAGTAGATATTCTGGAAACCGATAAACTTGGCCGACTTGCCTGTAGCATTGAGGGGTGCAAAGAACGTGATCGTTTTGTATTGCAAACCTGTCGCGATCTTAAAATACCGGTACAATGTAGCATGGGTGGTGGCTATTCTCCTGAAATAAAAATAATCATCGAGGCACACGCCAATACCTATCGTTTGGCGCAAAATATCTATTTCTAGCTTGCTTTCAATTTCTTCATAAATTTAGCGAACTCCGCATCTAAATTCTCCCGGCAAAAGAAAAGATGCTTTTTATTATTCAGTAGTACTTCACTAGAAAACGCAAACCTAAGGCAAACTCAGTTCCTGCATTCTCGATTTGCAACAGCAAAAATATTTATACACCTCACAACACAGTGATAGCTGATTTATAATTAAAAACTAATTTTTTTTAAAATATATAAATTTTATTTACTAAATTTTGATGATTTATTTAATATAATGCGATTTTGAATAATAAAAAATCTAAAAAATACTGGCGCGAAAACATTAAATATCTAGTTATACTTTTAAGCATATGGTTTATGGTATCCTTTGGTGCGGGCATTCTATTTAAAGACTTTTTAAATCAATATAAGATTGGAGGTTTTAAACTAGGATTTTGGTTTGCACAACAAGGCTCTATTTATGTTTTTGTGGTCCTCATCTTTATTTACATACGATTGATGAATAAACTGGATAAAAAATATGGATATGCTGAATAATCAAACTTTACAATATTAACCCCCCCCCCTCAACTTAACATTACAAATATGGATGTACAATTATGGACCTGGATCTTGGTAGGTATTAGTTTTACGCTATATTTTGGTATAGCCATCTGGGCCCGGGCTTCTTCCACAAAAGATTTTTATATCGCCGGTGGTGGAGTTTCCCCATTAGCTAACGGAATGGCTACAGCTGCCGATTGGATGAGTGCCGCTTCTTTTATTTCTATGGCCGGACTTATATCTTTTAGCGGTTACGATGGGTCGGTTTATTTGATGGGCTGGACGGGTGGTTATGTTCTCCTTGCACTTTTGCTAGCCCCTTACCTAAGGAAGTTTGGAAAATTTACGGTACCCGATTTTATCGGCGACCGTTATTACTCTAATTCGGCACGAACCATTGCCATTATCTGTGCTTTAATTGTTTCGTTTACCTATGTGGCAGGACAGATGCGCGGCGTGGGAATTGTATTCTCTCAATTCTTACAGGTAGATATTACCAAAGGGGTACTTATTGGTATGGCTGTGGTATTGGTATTTGCTTTTTTAGGAGGAATGAAGGGCATCACTTACACGCAGGTTGCTCAATATTGTGTACTTATTTTTGCCTTTATGGTGCCTGCTATTTTTATTTCTATCCAGATGACGGGCAATCCTTTTCCGCAAATTGGAATGGGTGATAAGGTTGAAGACGGAACCTTTCTATTAGATAAATTAGATCAATTACATACCCAATTAGGATTTAAGGAATATACCAGCGGCACAAAATCTACATGGGATATTTTTGCCATTACCCTGGCTTTGATGGCAGGCACTTCTGGTTTACCCCATGTTATTGTTCGCTTTTTTACGGTTCCAAAAGTTAAAGATGCCCGAAAATCTGCAGGCTATGCTTTACTGCT from Zunongwangia profunda SM-A87 harbors:
- the metG gene encoding methionine--tRNA ligase is translated as MSNTPKRYTITAALPYTNGPIHIGHLSGVYVPADIYSRFLRMQGHDVAFVCGSDEHGVPITIKAKKEGVTPQDIVDKYDEIIKDSFNNFGISFDNYSRTSAEIHHKTASAFFKKLYDDGKFIEETTEQLYDAEAKQFLADRFVTGTCPKCGNEEAYGDQCESCGTSLNATDLINPKSAITGATPTLKETKHWFLPLDQYESWLKEWILEGHKSDWKPNVYGQVKSWIDDGLRARAVTRDLDWGIPVPVEGGEGKVLYVWFDAPIGYISSTKEWAAREGKDWEPYWKDQDTKMVHFIGKDNIVFHCIIFPVMLKAHGDYILPENVPANEFLNLEGKKLSTSKNWAVWLHEYLEDFPGQQDVLRYALTANAPETKDNDFTWKDFQARNNNELVAIFGNFINRVVVLTNKYYNGEVPTPAEYSKVDEETIAALKAYPAVIASSIEKYRFREAQAELMNLARLGNKYLADEEPWKLVKTDEERTKTIMYVALQIASALATLSEPFLPFTSNKLKEILKFSAEERNLNEGELSQWNKITTREALLPSGHIIGKAELLFAKIEDEKIEVQLQKLEASKVANAKASESVEPQKDTATFEDFTKMDLRVGTILEASKMPKTKKLMVLKVETGLDKRTIVSGIAEHFKAEELIGKKVTVLANLAPRKLRGVESEGMILLTENAEGKLVFVNPDEDGVINGATIN
- the clcA gene encoding H(+)/Cl(-) exchange transporter ClcA gives rise to the protein MGKTAYFYKVAQRNIKADAKNVKVLLYSLIIGIIAGLLSSAFRICISKIENLREKLYGNFDFSLSPILEGIGLILLIIGAIQIALFLVKKFAPEAGGSGIQEIEGALDEVRPTRWKRVLPVKFIASIFSLGSGMLLGREGPTVQIGANVGKMVKELFKQEDEQNNPLLSAGAAAGLAGAFNAPLSGIVFVIEEMHGHFKFNFYSVAAIMIGSGTSDLIARYLIGEDTALSIKIFSSPDISEIWFFGLLGLLFSFIGYLFNSALLKSLDLFGKLKNPILVFSIGLGIIIAILSIYFPDMTGAGYNTIKDVLGHSFTIWVLIVMFVGRFILSILSYSSGVPGGIFAPLLSLGAILGMIFGYTIQHFNPHLVNETGVYAVAGMAAIFASTVRAPLTGIMLAIEITSNYELTLPLIITTVTASVFTAFLGNKPIYTSLLERTIRHAKQTKAQIEQS
- a CDS encoding histone deacetylase family protein produces the protein MLKIAFHPIYKHPLPEGHRFPMEKYDLLPKQLLHEGTCEQQHFFEPKPADLEDILAVHTKEYVENLTNLTLDRRAIRKTGFPLSQELVDREIIIAGGTLEGCQYALENGISMNIAGGTHHAYSDHGEAFCLLHDQAIAARYLQKKKLAEKILIIDLDVHQGNGTAEIFQNDNSVFTFSMHGKGNYPFRKEISDLDIEVPDGSKDEYYLETLKEILPDLIEKVQPDFIFYLCGVDILETDKLGRLACSIEGCKERDRFVLQTCRDLKIPVQCSMGGGYSPEIKIIIEAHANTYRLAQNIYF
- a CDS encoding DUF4212 domain-containing protein; this translates as MNNKKSKKYWRENIKYLVILLSIWFMVSFGAGILFKDFLNQYKIGGFKLGFWFAQQGSIYVFVVLIFIYIRLMNKLDKKYGYAE